The window TTAGCCAGTTTTTTGACAAGTCCGTTCCTTGACAGATGGGTCAGGTAGCTTGCGATGGTGTAGCCTTCCGGAACCTCAAACTCAGGCAGGTGAAGGTTTCCGAACTCTATTGAGGTGTTGCATCTTTCGGCAATGGCAACAGTATTAGTCAGAGCAGAAGGTACTTCTGCGAACGCCGCCCACATCTCCTCGGGGCTTTTCACCCAGAGCTGATCGGAGTGTATCTCGAACTTGTTGGGGCTGTTTACTGTGGACTGGGTCTGAATGCATATAAGAACCTGATGGCTCAGGTGGTCGCCCCTGTTCAGATAGTGGCAGTCATTCGTTGCCACCAGAGGAATTCCCGTTTCTTTGGACATCCTGATTATCTGACGGTTCACCATCATCTGCTCTTCGATGCCGTTCTCCTGAATCTCAAGGAAGAAGTCGTCCTTGCCGAGGATGTCACGGTATTCCATGGCCGCTGCCAGCGCCTCGTCATATCTGTCACGCATTATCTTTCTGGGAATCTCCCCCGCCAGACATGCGGACATGCCTATAAGCCCCTCGGAATATTCCGCAAGAATCTCTTTGTCGATACGGGGTTTATAGTGGAAGCCCTCGAACTGCGCCTTGGAAACCAGCTTTTGCAGATTCGAAAGTCCCTTGTTGTTCTTGGCCTGCAGCACAAGGTGATAGTTCCTGTCCTGCCCCTTCTCGTATGATGTGTTTTTGCGGGTGTCCGGCGCAACGTACACCTCGCAGCCGAGAATGGGCTTAATGTCGTTTGCCAGAGCCTGTTTATAGAAATCCACTATGCCGTGCATGGTTCCGTGGTCGGATATGCCTACAATGGGCGTTGAGCCTTCGGTCTTTATCTTCTTCATCAGATCGCCCACGATTATGGCACCGTCCAGCAGTGAATACTGGGTGTGCAGGTGCAAATGGACGAAATCTTTCTTCTGGGACATGAATACCTCTGAGTCAATTTTCCGGATGGGGGCATTGTATCAAAACCGCACTATTAATGAAATAATAAATACGTTAGAATATAGCATGCTGAAAAAGATAATCCCTATGTGGCAGAGACTTAACAAAAAAACCGAGATTTTCTTTGCGCTTTCTGTCCTCTCGGCACTGGCGTTTTATCCCGCCGAGGTGCCGATGCTCATTGCCGCATTCCTCCTGCCCGCCATTTTCATAGGGAAACGGACGGGAATAGCCGTCGGCCTGTTCACAGCCGCACTGGCATATATTCTGTCGGGGCACATCCTTATCACCGAGATAAAGAAACCCGAAGGTGACAAATGGCTCTATAAGACCACATGGGGTTCGCTCCTCGCACCCGCAGGTTTTCAGCCGGGGGACATTCTTTCTGGAAAATTCAGCAAAAAGACCTATTCGTTTCTGAAAGAGAGCAGATTCTCCGCCGGATACTACATAGCCGACCGCATCGATAAAAAAACCTCAGTACCGTTCATACAATCCATCCTGCTGAAACGGGAGGATCTTTCCGACAGCCTGTATTTCGCATCGGGCGGAAAGGCTGTTCTGACGCAGGCGCTGGCCCTTGGCGACAGGCGGTATATTTCGCCATCCATGAACGACCTGTTCATCGTTACCGGTCTGGGGCATCTTCTCTCCGTATCCGGAATGCACGTTGCCGTTCTGGCGGGTATGCTATATTTTGTTTTCGGTTTTCTGCCCAGAAAACTGCGGCTGATTCCCATGATAATGTCCATGCTCCTGCTGATGCCGTTCACGGGATTCACCGTCACGGTTTGCCGTGCGGCTCTGTTCGGACTAGCTATTATGGGTGCGAAACTCCTCGACTACCGCACCGATACGGGGAAACTGCTTCTGTTCACAGCCGGCATGTTCGTTCTCATAACCCCTTCAATGCTCGGAGATATCTCGTTCATATTTTCGTTCTCCGCCGTTTTGGGACTGGTCTATCTGCCGCAGATAAAGAACTCGCTCTGGGGAGGCATAGCTGTAGGGCTTGCAGCTTCGGCGTTCATCATGCCTGCGGCGGCGGCAGTGTTCGGCATGTTCAATCCGTCCTCAGTTATCTCAACCGTGCTCCTTACCCCCGTGGTGGCTTTGCAGATGGCCTGCTTCGGTCTGTTCTGCATATTCCCGCAGCAGTCCGTTGCGCCCATACTGTTTCTGGATGAAGTGCACATGGCAGTGGTGAAATTCTTCTCCGACTATTCAGGCTTTTTCTATCAGGTATACAAACCTGACAAATACATCATAGCCGCAATGATTGTTTTCCTGCTCTACACGCTCTACAGGCGGCAGGTGCTTGCGGCATGCGTCCTGCTTATGCTCCCCTATCTTCCGGCGGACAGAGCGGCAAAACCTATTGAAACGACCGTATCTAAAACTCAGACCTCGGCATCGCAGCCTCAGAACTCTCTGAAGGGTGCATATTTTATGGGCTATCAGCGGTCGAAAGCGTTTCTGATTTTGGACGGCAAAGTGCGGGTATTTTTCAAGGGGACATATGGAGATTTCAAGTATAAGTTCGTGCCGTTTCTCACCGAAAAGGGTATTTCAAAGGCTGACACAGGCACAGTTATAATCTATAATGGCGAAAACCACCTGCTGAAGATAGCAGAGGAGAATGAGGACTACGGCGGCGTTTGCGTGAACGAGACACGGGAAGACTGCAAAGCGGTTTATCATACCCGCAGCAATACTTACACTTGCGATGATGACAAACGTGTGCATATTCTATATAATAACGACAGAAATTGCAGAGATATGATTCTGCTCAAGCATACGGGGGATATTGTTTTAGATGAAAGTACTTATAAATGACAATGAATATTTTTTGGCTGACGATGCACTCTCAGGAGCT of the Seleniivibrio woodruffii genome contains:
- a CDS encoding ComEC/Rec2 family competence protein — encoded protein: MLKKIIPMWQRLNKKTEIFFALSVLSALAFYPAEVPMLIAAFLLPAIFIGKRTGIAVGLFTAALAYILSGHILITEIKKPEGDKWLYKTTWGSLLAPAGFQPGDILSGKFSKKTYSFLKESRFSAGYYIADRIDKKTSVPFIQSILLKREDLSDSLYFASGGKAVLTQALALGDRRYISPSMNDLFIVTGLGHLLSVSGMHVAVLAGMLYFVFGFLPRKLRLIPMIMSMLLLMPFTGFTVTVCRAALFGLAIMGAKLLDYRTDTGKLLLFTAGMFVLITPSMLGDISFIFSFSAVLGLVYLPQIKNSLWGGIAVGLAASAFIMPAAAAVFGMFNPSSVISTVLLTPVVALQMACFGLFCIFPQQSVAPILFLDEVHMAVVKFFSDYSGFFYQVYKPDKYIIAAMIVFLLYTLYRRQVLAACVLLMLPYLPADRAAKPIETTVSKTQTSASQPQNSLKGAYFMGYQRSKAFLILDGKVRVFFKGTYGDFKYKFVPFLTEKGISKADTGTVIIYNGENHLLKIAEENEDYGGVCVNETREDCKAVYHTRSNTYTCDDDKRVHILYNNDRNCRDMILLKHTGDIVLDESTYK